The Oncorhynchus nerka isolate Pitt River linkage group LG9a, Oner_Uvic_2.0, whole genome shotgun sequence genome has a segment encoding these proteins:
- the LOC115134812 gene encoding beta-crystallin A1-like has translation MMALTKPMNTMPMGPWKITVYDQEYFQGKRMEFTACCQNIMECGMENIRSLKVECGAWVGYEHSSFSGQQFVLEKGDYPRFEAYSGSNSYRIERMISFRPICSASHKESRITIYEKENMIGRQFEMCDDYPSLQAMGWFNNEVGSMHIQSGAFVCYQFPGYRGHQYIMECDCHGGEYKCYREFGSHAQTPQIQSIRRIQH, from the exons ATGATGGCTCTGACCAAACCTATGAATACCATGCCCATGGGCCCATGGAAGATCACAGTGTACGACCAGGAGTACTTCCAGGGAAAACGTATGGAGTTCACCGCCTGCTGCCAAAACATCATGGAGTGTGGCATGGAGAACATCCGATCCCTGAAGGTTGAGTGTGGAGC tTGGGTGGGTTATGAGCACTCCAGTTTCAGTGGCCAGCAGTTTGTCCTGGAGAAGGGAGACTACCCCCGTTTCGAGGCCTACAGCGGCAGCAACTCCTACCGCATCGAGAGGATGATCTCCTTCAGACCCATCTGCTCCGCT aGCCACAAGGAGTCCCGCATAACCATCTATGAGAAGGAGAACATGATTGGCCGCCAGTTTGAGATGTGTGATGACTACCCCTCCCTGCAGGCCATGGGCTGGTTCAACAATGAGGTTGGATCCATGCACATCCAGAGTGGAGC CTTCGTGTGCTACCAGTTCCCCGGCTACCGTGGCCACCAGTACATCATGGAGTGTGACTGCCACGGAGGAGAGTACAAGTGTTACCGTGAGTTTGGCTCCCATGCCCAGACCCCTCAGATCCAGTCCATCAGGAGGATTCAGCACTGA
- the aifm5 gene encoding apoptosis-inducing factor 3, with the protein MSGRPHCSELLDVDPDEASEELTEVVCLESELKDGQMMEVEVGRHNVLLVRSEGIYSAIGNQCTHYGAPLSKGVLSGHRVRCPWHGACFNIQTGDLEEYPGMDCLPCHTVKVENNKVYVSVNKKAARQTKRIKCMGSRVEGVIHTILLLGGGSASLVCAETLRQENFGGRIIMVTRDNLLPYDKTRLSKVMNVEDDSILLRRMEFFHKHDIEVWLRKEAMSLDTEKKKVTFDDGSVQSYDQLLISTGCRAKGLECPGKDLENVKMLETPEDARQIHVACMGCHIVIVGTSFVGMEVASYMTDKASSITVIGSSELPYQKTLGPEIGKVTMMMLAEKDVAFYMNDNVSEVRGENGKVKEVVLKSGTVIPADVLIVGIGVIPNSEFLQGTPIAMDSKSSVIVDKCMRTNVLEVFCGGDLATFPLTMAKDQRVNIGHWQMAQAHGRVAALNMLNIPTELNSVPYYWTVLLGKNIRYTGYGEGYTDIVVKGKVEEQKFLAFYIKDDEVIAAASLNYDPAVSAVAERFAAGNTITKKEAESDDLRWLKLKLS; encoded by the exons ATGTCTGGAAGGCCAC ATTGTAGCGAGTTGCTGGACGTCGACCCAGACGAAGCTTCTGAAGAGCTGACAGAGGTGGTGTGTCTGGAGTCAGAACTAAAGGACGGaca gatgatggaggtggaggtgggacgTCACAATGTTCTGTTGGTACGGAGTGAAGGCATATACAGCGCCATCGGCAACCAGTGTACACACTACGGAGCTCCCTTGAGCAAAG gggttctATCAGGGCACAGGGTGCGATGCCCGTGGCACGGTGCCTGCTTCAACATCCAGACAGGAGACCTAGAGGAATACCCTGGCATGGACTGTCTACCCTGTCAcacg GTGAAAGTCGAAAACAACAAAGTGTATGTGTCCGTAAACAAAAAG GCAGCGAGACAGACCAAACGAATAAAGTGTATGGGATCCAGAGTAGAAGGTGTCATCCACACCATCCTACTGCTCGGGGGAG GGTCTGCGTCGTTAGTGTGTGCGGAAACTCTGAGACAGGAGAACTTTGGAGGCAGAATCATCATGGTAACCAGGGACAACCTTCTGCCCTATGACAAAACACGACTCAGCAAG GTAATGAATGTGGAGGATGACAGCATTTTGCTGAGGAGGATGGAGTTCTTCCATAAACACGACATCGAGGTGTGGCTCCGCAAAGAG GCCATGTCGTTGGACACAGAGAAGAAGAAAGTAACATTTGATGACGGTTCAGTCCAGAGCTACGACCAGCTCCTCATATCCACAGGCTGCAG AGCGAAGGGTCTGGAGTGTCCaggtaaagacctggagaatgtaaagatgctggagaCACCAGAGGATGCAAGGCAGATACATGTTGCCTGTATGGGCTGTCATATCGTGATCGTGGGGACATCCTTCGTTG GCATGGAGGTGGCATCCTATATGACAGACAAGGCCTCCAGCATCACAGTGATTGGCAGCAGTGAGCTACCCTACCAGAAGACCTTGGGCCCTGAGATTGGCAAGGTCACCATGATg ATGCTTGCAGAGAAGGATGTGGCGTTTTATATGAATGACAATGTGTCAGAGGTCCGCGGAGAGAACGGAAAG GTAAAAGAGGTTGTGCTGAAGAGTGGGACAGTCATTCCTGCTGATGTTTTAATAGTTGGCATAG gtgtGATCCCTAACTCAGAGTTCCTGCAGGGTACTCCCATAGCGATGGACTCTAAGAGCTCAGTCATAGTGGACAAG tGCATGAGGACCAATGTTCTTGAAGTGTTCTGTGGAGGAGACCTGGCTACCTTCCCCCTGACAATGGCCAAAGACCAGAGGGTCAATATAGGACACTGGCAGATGGCACAGGCACACG GGAGAGTAGCAGCCCTGAACATGCTGAATATACCCACTGAACTCAACTCTGTCCCTTACTACTGGACCGTCCTACTGGGGAAGAACATCAGATACACAG GCTATGGGGAAGGATACACTGACATCGTGGTAAAAGGGAAAGTGGAGGAACAAAAGTTCCTGGCCTTTTATATCAA